Within the Hevea brasiliensis isolate MT/VB/25A 57/8 chromosome 2, ASM3005281v1, whole genome shotgun sequence genome, the region GACTCTATCCGAGATTTATCAGAATGCTAAGAAGGTCCTGCTCATAGCTCGAGACGGCGTCGAGAGATTGGAGCGTCTCGAGAGTTCAACGTCTAATGGAAGGTTGGACTTCCCTGAGCTCTCATTCAAGGTTAAAAAGGACATCTCTCAGATCCAGTCCCTTTGCGCTGAAATGGATCGTCTCTGGCGCCCAATCGCTGCTAAACCCCAACGTGATCTCTGGAAAAGGTGCTTCCTCAATGATCTTTTCTCTTCTCTTCCCGTTATCTAATACGTGGATCCTAAATTTAAAACCCTAGAATGAGGAAGTTGCAGAGCTGGatttttcaatttatttatttattaattacatGCATATGTATGTGCATCCATTTAAGGCTCAATTTTCTTAATTGGAAAACAAAATTTTGACCTCGCTTAATCAATGTTAGGAAAATCAATTGAAAGCAATCATCAGATGGCCTTTATTGTCCCACAAATGTGAGTGTCGAAAAATGATATTTCAACCAAATCTTGTGGAAAGTCTTTCTGAATTTGCAGGTGTGTTTTAAATACAGAGTTTTCGTTCCTAACTATGAATTCAATCTACATTGTAATTGGTAATAAAGGTATGCATCGTAGACactaatcaaataatttaaattttttaataaaatccaAATACATTAAGCTAATTGCTAACTTAGTTTAAGAGCAACTGGTTTTGTACAAGGATTCATTCCCCTAATGCATTTGTGGTAGCTAAATTAATCAATTGCAAGCTGCAGTAGTTATAAGCATGTGTTGTATATTTCTCACTCACCAAACATCATCTTTCATTTTTGTGTTTTATGATATAATTATCGAGTTGAAgtatttgaaattttgattttgacGGATTGGGGACTGCTTTCTTGGAATGTGTTAAGTTGGTCAAAAGATGGTCTTTTATATCTTGCTCTCATAACCAGGGTCCATAGTTGTTAAAGGTGTAAAGCATACTAAGGCATGAAGGAGCCCTGGAGCCCAGGCACAAGGAAaacagagaaaaaaaataaaaattaagctaAAAGGTTCATTACAAAATCAAGATATTGTCACTATATGCCAAATAGACCACAGTTAACAACCTTCAAAGCATTATTTTAAAGTTAACAATCTAACCATTAGGAAAAGGATACAAAACAAATATTGACTTGACCAACAATATCAACTTTATTTTCCTTCACTTATTTGAAGCAACATTTTTTTAGAACTCTTGCTTAACACAATGCTTTTAATGATAACTCATGATTATATGATTTGACCAAAACTTTCAGATAATTACTGTTGTATGAAAAATTATCTTATTTACAAGCAAGATGAATAATCAAGGCACGCTAAATCTGCATACGAGTTTATAGCTGTATACCTAAATAACTATTTCATTTAGTCAAATGTTGGGCAGAATTTTGACTTTTTGTTTGACAGAAAGGTAGAACTAGTAGCAGAAGAAGCTGAATCATTAAAACAAAGTCTGGATAGATACTTCTCAAGGAATCAAAGGCGGATGAGGGAAGCTCAGGAGAGGGCAGAATTGCTTGGAAGAGCAGTAAGTTTTATTATTATTCAATGCATTAAACTAGTTGTAATGCTCCCTTGTGATGAAAATATGCTTTATTGACACTTTACATTTATATTTCAGAATGGTGAATCAGCTCATGTTTTAAGAATATTTGATGAGGAAGCACAAGCAATGCAGTCAGTTCAAAATTCAAAAAGGATGTTGCAAGAATCTTTATCAACAGGAACGGCCATCCTTTCCAAATATTCAGAGCAAAGGGAACGCTTGAAGGTTGGCTTTAAGTCCTTGTGTACTCACTTTGTTTTAACTGCTTGTGTATTGACTTGCACAGTATCTAACTATCTATGCACAAATGTTCATTGAAAAGACACATTCGTCCAACCTTTAATAAGTAGCCTTGCTGTAGCTCTCACTGAAATAAACACATCAGAGTTATTCTTGAACTTCACTTAGCAAAATAAGTTTGATAAGTTTTATAGATAAGAAAACTGAAAATTAAATCTTCTTGAAAAGAATAAATACCATGTGCTTAGGATGGTAGTCCTGGGATCCCTGTATGGCAATTTGGATTTTGGACTCTTAAGTTGATTTCTTAAAGATGTATTGTGTTTGAACAATGAACAATTATCATGGAGCATGTAGGTTGATGAAGAAGTCTAAATTGGTCTGAGTTGGCATCTAGGAACCAGGATtgtctgtttgagcatcaatggaaATCTATGAATTTATGCATATCCTAGTTCTTAAAACTTAAGATAACCAGTGAGAGATGTTAGGATTAAATGCAATGGGTTTATGGTTGAGTTCTATCCCCCTAGCTTATCTAGTTGACCAATGAACCATACAAAGATTCCTGCTGATAGACTATTCAAACTTAAAATAACTAGAGACAATCTCAATCTCTATATTTGAGGGAAAGCATGAATACATGATGGTTAGGCGTGCATTGAATTATTCTTCTGATGCAAAGATGAACTGCTCTGTTTATCTTGTATCTTGTACAGAATGCACAACGCAAAGCTTTGGATGTTCTCAACACAGTGGGGCTCTCCAACTCTGTATTGAGACTCATTGAGAGGCGGAATCGTGTAGATAGATGGATCAAATATATGGGAATGCTCATAACACTTGCTGTCTTGTATTTTCTTGTGACTTGGAATCGTTGAAGTGTTCCTCATGTTTTTAATAGGCATAGCACTTTTTCATTGCAAAACAAAAGAATTTGTACAAAGGTTCCTGAAAATTTGAGATCACACTGGAATGAATTTACAAAGAAAGGCTATACTTTCCCATATTGGAAATAAGACTCTTCATCTGTTGCTATTGCTGCTGAGCAAATGAAAATAGGTCGTGGTTTGTGGTTGACGTTGAATTGATGGGCAGCTTCTAGGGAATGGTTTATTATATTGATTTTGGTTGATGAATAGCTTTGAAGCCCTTAGTTTGGTTCTTCTCCCTTTGGTTCTTCTTGCTGAGATGCAATTGCTTTCTTCCCTTCAAATTAAACGATCAAATGAAAGGGTTAGGATTACCCTTATTCCTTTTCTATGGGCGTATGTTATAGTTCTGGATGGAGATGTGATCATCTGCATCAGGATGGGAATATTTCAATGTAGTTAACTTGAACACGCACGCTGTGAGCAGTTGCAATCGACTCTCAGCTAACAATGGTAGCATCTGCGTGGCTTTGTCAACAATGCATGCAGTTTTGTCAATAAATAAACACAGCATTTGGTATCATAAGCTGCAATCAAAGCTTTGCTTTTCTAAATGCGGTTAGCTCAAGGAACTGCTGTTCGAGTCATTATGGTTTTCCATCTCTGTACTTTTGAGATTCCCTGACATGTTTATTTGTTATATTTGCAACTTTAATTTGTTTTGGTCTTTGTCATGAGAAAAACCTTCATATTCAACTTACCTTAGAATTGAGTTAAATTCATCTGTTTTCACCCAATTTATGTCTAAATTTCACATGAATCACACaggaaaaatttttgtaaaaaaaaaaaaatctaaagtaAAACCCTGTTTCAATTAAGCAAATGATACCATCTTTAGCCTATTAACTAGTTCCATGTGTTGATGTACCTGGCCAGTTCGGTCTGAGTTGATTTTGGACCAAGGCTTAGCCAGGGAATGAATTAGAACCGAACCAGTTGATCATGGTTTTagttaattttgattttgattcagTTCAATTTTGGCCTTAGTTGCAATTTCTATTTTTGACGGTTTCAATTTCGGTTCGAAAATGGTTTGGTCTATGTGGCGTCCTCTAAAGTCACCatctttttaaaaaaagaaaaaaaaaatggtttgaatctagttagaattgatgatttgagcCAATTTCAATTTGATTCTGGTTCAGGGCTTGGGGAGGGGATTGAAATCGGCCCACTATAGTCGATCATCCGATTCTAGTTCATGCTCCTAAAATATTGACTCGAGTCGACCTTGAATTTGACTCTAGCCAATTTTGGTCTGATTCAAAATTGAATTGATCCAAAACAAAGTTAACTTGATTTAAACTTTATGGAGGAATTAAATAGTagaagaaataaaaatataaggactaactaatatattttttaagataaataattaaataattaattttattaaaatataagtacttaataatatatattttttaattatttagcaaagcattcataatttgcatttaatgaaACTTTTAATAGAAAAGATAAAATTGAAAGTTAATTTCACTTATGGTCTTTCAACTTAAATAGTTATCTCAATATCATctattaatttcaatttatatcataaaactcaattttaatttgaatgtcACTAAAATACTTATGAAATGCTATTATAAGTTTTCATGTTAATTTAAATGCTATTATAGGATTACAGGTTAATTTAAAGGTAAGTTTCACTAATCGTCTCTCTATTTAAATAGATTTATCATAGTTATCACTTAATTTTATAGtcattctaaaattttaaatttttatttaatttcaatttattaataaatcataGTTTTGGAaatagtttaatatttttataaatgtttacaattaattaattatttaatttatcatataaaattattatttttgcatatattatttttaatttattttaaattaatatataaaaaatttatatctaatttatcttaattcctttgtttaattttaatgtaagaaaataatgatttttaaaCCTAATTAACTATGAATGGTATTGTATATAGTTTTATCTTTATTTCTTATATTAGCAAAATAATATATGaaacttaattattatttaattatttcatattaaaattatttatatattaaattaaagtttaaagatttttatgaaataaattaaaataaaaaaatatatgttttatatttattataattaggaGATGATAAGTAAAATTTaatcataaattaatttaaaaatttgtaATGACAGGTTAAATTATAATCGAGGACATAAGTTGATAAATCATATGTGAAAATTGAGATCCGTCCtagttttgtgcctagttttttttttttaataaataacaaATATAAATACTAATATTCATTTGAAGTCtactataattatttaattttatattaagtataattattttattaaaaaaataaaaaaattttatataaatttataacatatcttatgagatttttataaaataattaatttcccagtagttaattaattaacttaacaaaaaaataaaactttttcatgtaaaaaaatatatatataatattttttttaaaaaatctaataaataatatttaataaacatAAACTtgtttctataattttttaataaaatttatcataCATAATTTATTTcttagattttttttaaaaaatattatatttttttatttaaagaaactttattttttattaaattaataaaatttttataattaattaatttaaaattttattttacaaaaatttaataaaatggatgataaatttatatgaaattaatttattttttaaaacaaaataattatacTTTTTATAGAATTAAATAATCATAGAAGTTTTCtattcataataattattattattat harbors:
- the LOC110671086 gene encoding membrin-11, translating into MAMAVEGGRTLSEIYQNAKKVLLIARDGVERLERLESSTSNGRLDFPELSFKVKKDISQIQSLCAEMDRLWRPIAAKPQRDLWKRKVELVAEEAESLKQSLDRYFSRNQRRMREAQERAELLGRANGESAHVLRIFDEEAQAMQSVQNSKRMLQESLSTGTAILSKYSEQRERLKNAQRKALDVLNTVGLSNSVLRLIERRNRVDRWIKYMGMLITLAVLYFLVTWNR